The Eubacterium ventriosum genome includes the window CATTTTTTACAATGATGGACCAAATAAATGTTGATAATGCCATTCACAAATGTTTGGAAAATAAGCAAAAAATTAAACGCAACAATATTTTGTCCTCTTTTTTCGATGAAAAACTTTTCTTCAAGTCTAATGATTTTGGAAATAAAGAAGATGTTATTAGATTTTTAGGACAAAATGTTATTGATTATGGATTGTGTGAAGAAGGTTTTGTTGAATCTGTTTTAGAACGTGAGCAACTTTCATCAACTTGCTTTTTTGATACTTTTGCAATTCCACATGCCCTTGACATGAATGCTACCCATACAATGATTTGCGTTCTCACAAGTGAATCGGGTATACAGTGGGATGACCATGTTATACATATTGTTCTTATGCTGGCTGTTCAGCAAAATGACAGAAAAAAATTTATGGAACTTTATAATGGTATTGTTCAAACTCTGGAAAAACCTGAGAAAGTAAATAAATTAGTTTTGTCTGACAATTTAATGGATTTTTTGAATCAGCTTCTTGAAAAATAAAATTTTATAAGATCACAGTATCCCAAAGACATTATTCAACCTGTGCTTAAGCAATGATTGAATAATGATTTTGGGACACACTAATCTTCATTTTTAAAATTATTTATATAATTTGTCGTATATCTCCCTATCCAAGTCTTTATACACGCAGAAAATAACTCTTTCTATATTATTTTCCTTTTTCATCAAAAATCTTTCCACTGTGTCTTTTGCTATTACTGCCGCTTCTTTATTTGGAAATCTAAACTCTCCGGTTGAAATGCAACAAAATGCAACTGTTTTCAAACCATTTTCAGCACAGCAATTTAAAACACTTTCATAGCAGTTCTTTAAGTCATTGCATAACTCATCATTTAAGCCAAAATAGCATATGGGACCTACTGTATGTATTACTTTTTTACAGGGCAGATTATAAGCTTCTGTTATGGTTGCTGTTCCTGTTGGCTCCTCATAATTTGTACCATATTTTATTTTTCTCTGATTCATAATTTTGTTGCATTCTTCCCTAAGTTCCATTCCTGCCCCACTGTGAATGGCATTGTCTATGCATCTGTGACACGGAACGAAACATCCAAGAAGTGCTGAGTTTGCCGCATTTACTATTGCATCAACCTTAAGCCTTGTCATGTCACCCTGCCATATTGAAATTTTATCTGCCAGTGGGTTATTACTTCCATGCTGTTCCTTAACCGTTGGAATCATATCTAATGTAACAATCCCTTTTTCAAAAGTCTGATTCTGCAAAAATTCATCCTGAACTTTCAATATTTTTCTGTCAATGTACCTTGGCATTCTTATATTCATTAATGAACGGACTGCTTCTTTTTTTGCAGTTTCATTTTCTTCCACCTGAAGATTTTTGTATTGAACTGAATCTTCTTTTAACTTTTCCAACAAAAAATCCAATCTTTCCTGCTGTTTCATAATTGCTCCTTACTGATTTCCTCTATAGTTTGTTTTAAATCTGCATTTATGCCTATTGCTCTTTCCCCAAAGCTTTCCGGTACAATTGCCTCATCTTCCACGAAATATCTCTCTCATCTAAGATTCATAGCCATTGGTCCACCACAAACAGGACATTTAGGAACCATATAAGTTGGTATAACACAATTTTTTCTCGCCTGATTCATTTGATTGAAAACGAATACATATCTTTCATTCCGTATTTTTCTATAAATTTAGGAAAGTTCTTCTTAAATCTTTCCCCATCATACGTTAGTCCTGCTGCTGTAGAAAGACCTGCTCCAGCTCCTATCAAAATATAATCTGCTTCTTTTATGTATTTTGCTGCTTTTTTAATCTTTTCCACTGCATTATTAGGACAAACTTCCATGCAATTACCACAATGAAGGCAATTATTTTCTCTAATTCTAAATGGTATACTTAAAGTATCAATGCAATTCTGTGGACACTTGCTTGTACATAATCCACAACCAATACATTTTTCATTTATTCTATATCCGTATTGTTTTTCTTTTTCCGCACCAATGGCAAAGTTTGCTCTTGTTATTGGTTTCATTATCATTTCTCTCCGTTGTAATATTTATTATTACAATTATATATAACAGCTGTCAGTTGTAATGTCAATAGTTACAACATTATTTGTTTTTTCAAAAAATTAAACCGGCAAGATAATTCCTGCCGGTTTCTTTATACTTTAATCTTTTAGAATATTGTATTGCACTACCCTATCAATTTCTGTATATCCATTTCCACATCTTCCAATGTTATTGAATTAAGTTCTTTTTCCATTGCCTTCTGTACCTGCTCAAGTTTTCCATCCAATACCGTGTGGATGCTTCGTCCAACTGGACACTGTGGATTAGGATTTTCGTGAAAATGGAATAATTCGCCACCTTCCACACATTCTACAGCCTTGTAAACATCAAGTAATGTTATCTCATTTAGAGGTCTTGTTATTTTAGCTCCGCCTGTGCCTCTGGCAACTTCAATTAGATCTGCTCCTTTAAGTTGTCCTAAAATCTTTCTTATAATAACAGGATTAACATTTGTACTTCCTGCAAGAAAATCACTTGTTATTTTATAGTCATTTTCAAATGTTTTAATACATGCAAAAATATGCACTGCTACTGTAAATCTACTTGAAATCTGCATTGGTTTTCCCTTCTGTTAAATATTATATATGATTACAGTGTAAAAATATCTTATTCTTCCCGTGCCTGCACAACAATTTGTGTTTTGACACCCTAATCTTAACAATTTATGCAATTAACTTTCATAAATTGGCTCAAAATCATCTGCTCCATGACCGCATAACGGACAGGCATAATCTTCCGGCAACTTACTTCCCTCATAAACATAATTGCAAATCTTACATCTCCAACCAACAATTTTTTTGCCATCTTCTTTTGCAGATGCTACATTGTTTTTCGGCTTTATTTCATTTTGATATTTTGCATAAGTTATAGGTTCTTTATCGCTTAATACCTTTGCATCAACAACTTCTGCAATAAATAATGTGTGTGTTCCAAGATCATGTTGCTCAACAACTTTTCCACTAATAACTGCGCAGGATTGCCAGCCAAGATATGGTACATCATTACAATCTGTAGGTGGTGTAATGTTTCCAAACTTGTCCACATCTCTTCCTGACTGAAAACCAAAATGCTTTATTGTTTCAAATGTACAATCATTGTCCAAAATGCTTACTGCAAAAATGCCACTTTCTTTAATCAAATCGCAAGTGTAGTTACTGTTCAATACCGAAATTGCTATTCTTACAGGATTGCCTGCTACCTGAATACAAGTGTTTGTAATACAACCGTTAGCCACTTCACCTGCCTTAGTTGATACCATAAATACTCCGTAACTTAAATTATATATTGCTTTTTTGTCCATATCTAATCCTCCATTTCACTATATTGATTATTTTCCGTTTCGCTTTTTATTTATAATATCATAACATTTTTATGGTTCCAACATAAATACTTTGGAAAGCAATTTTTTATTTATAATTATCTATTGACTATTGTATTATACCCGATTTATTATATTTGAGAAGAAAAAGAAAGGATTTTTAATTTATTATGGACCAACAAAAGTACAAAACGGAGAACAAAATTTTAAGGCTGTCACTGGGAGGCACCATTACTTTTACAGTATTTGAAATCATCGCTTCCTTTGTCTTAGGTTCAAAAACCGTAATGACTGACGGCATATTTGACTTGTTTGACTTATTACTATTGCTTCCAATGTTTATTTTGGTTCCTTTTCTATACAAACCTGTTTCTGAAAAGAAACCTTATGGTTTTTCTCAAATTGAATCATTACTTGTTCTTGTAAAATATATTGTTTTACTTATTGTAGTTATCAATATGATTACAAACAACATTACAGTTTTACTTCACGGTGGACACACAGTTGATGCCACAAACGTTCTTATATATGAAGCTTCTCTTTGCGTGTGTTGCATAATTATGTACCTTGTGCTTCATTATCTTAGCCGTAACTATTCCTCAATGATAATCAAATCAGAGCTTTATTTGTGGAAGGTTGACATTGTAAGTACTCTTGGAATTTCAGTTGCATTTTTGTTCCAGATTTTCCTTACACACAGCCCAATTAATTTTATTATCCCTTACATAGATTCTTCTGTGGCAATTATTGTTGCATTATTCCTTGTAAAAGAGCCAATTGTGCAGATTATCAAAAACTTAAAGGAATTGGTTTTATTCTCACCTGATCAACAGATTATGGATGAAATCAGAGAAGTTGTAAATAAGGACATTAGCAATTATGAATATAGTCTTGATTTCTTAGATGTTACACAAACAGGGCGTAAAACATGGATTGAAGTCTACGTTAAAAGCAAAAATGACACTGTAAAAATCAAGGATTTCAAAAAAATACAGGAACATATCACAAAAGATTTGATAGACAAATTTGACCAGATTTATGTTGAAATAGTTCCTGCTCTATAGCTTGTAACTATAATTTACGATTAAATTTCAAAAATACTTTTCACAAAGGAGATTTTAAATGAACCTTATAAAAGAAAAATACAAAGGCTTATTAGTTTGCCTTGCAATCGCAATTCCTGCCTGGATACTTGGCAAAATCTTTCCTATTATTGGAAGTGCCGTTATTGCTATCATTGCCGGTATGGTTATTGCTTTATTCTGGCAACCGGGAAAAACTTTCAAACCGGGAATTACTTTTACATCAAAAAAAATACTTCAGTATGCAGTTATTTTATTGGGCTTCGGTCTTAATCTTAACGTAATATTTAGTACCGGAAAGCAATCACTTCCAATAATTATTTGTACAATTTCCACATCTTTGATTATAGCATTCGCACTTCACAAAGCTATGCACATTGATTCAAATATCAGTACTTTAATCGGTGTAGGATCTTCTATTTGCGGTGGTTCTGCCATTGCTGCAACAGCACCTATTATTGATGCAGATGATGACGAAGTGGCTCAGGCTATTTCTGTTATTTTCTTTTTCAATGTTTTAGCTGCTTTATTGTTTCCAATGTTTGGACATTTCTTAGGCTTTGATACAACATCCGGTGAAGCCTTTGGTATATTTGCCGGCACTGCTGTTAATGATACTTCATCAGTTACAGCTACTGCTTCTACTTGGGACAGTATGTGGAACCTTGGAACTCAGACACTTGATAAAGCCGTTACAGTTAAGCTTACAAGAACTCTTGCAATAATTCCTATTACTTTGGTTCTCGCTTTATTTAGGGCAAAACAATCAGGTAGCAATTCAAATGAAGGTGGATTTAGTTTTAAGAAAGCTTTTCCTATGTTTATTTTGTGGTTTATTGTTGCTTCTCTTATTACAACAATTGCCATAAGTCTTGGTGTTCCATCATCAGTATTTGCACCACTTAAAGAGCTTAGCAAATTCTTTATTACTCTTGCCATGGCTGCCATCGGTCTTGGCTGTAATGTTGTCAAGCTTATCAAAAATGGTGGCAAACCTATTTTGCTTGGTGGCTGTTGCTGGATTGGTATAACTTGCGTAAGCCTTTTACTTCAGCACGTTTTAAACATTTGGTAAATATAGAATTTAGTGAGCATATAATTTGGTAAATAACGACACTTATTCCAATGACCTCCTATTGTTTAAATATTACAAAATTGTTACAATTCTTTTTGTAATTGGCCAGTACAAATCTTAAAATAAGGAGGACGAAACTATGTGTTTTAAATTCAATAGTTGCGACCAGTTATTTAACGCTATTTGCAAATTCTTTAACTTTGGTTGTTAATTAGTTATTTTTATAAAATAATATTCATATGTGCTTTGACACACAAAAAACAGAGGACGATGTTTTGTTTGCTTGTTAGATGTTTAATCTAATGAAAGCAAGACGCACCTCTGTTTTTTATATACTTATTTAAAAATATTTTCTATTATTTCTTAACTTCTAGTTTTTTATTAATATTAAAATTCAAGTCTTATTTTATACTTTATTAAATTTTTTTGCTATCAACCTTAAAGCAATTTCATTAATTTACAGTTCTCAATGCCTGCGTCCCAGAATTTTTCCAACGGAATATTTTGCACCTGACACACAATGCTTGAATCCATTGCTCCATGTCCCACAATAATAACATCCTTACCTGCATCTAACTGTGGCTGAACTACTTCTTTAAGAAAACTCCCTGTTCTGGCAAACAAATCATCAAAAGTTTCTCCATCTTCCACACCTGGATAATTAGCCGGATCCTTAAACAACTTTCTAATAGGGCTTCCCTCCATCTGAGACGGATGTGTTACACCTTCATACACGCCAAAACACATTTCCATAAGCCTGTCGTCATATACAAT containing:
- a CDS encoding protein-ADP-ribose hydrolase; the encoded protein is MKQQERLDFLLEKLKEDSVQYKNLQVEENETAKKEAVRSLMNIRMPRYIDRKILKVQDEFLQNQTFEKGIVTLDMIPTVKEQHGSNNPLADKISIWQGDMTRLKVDAIVNAANSALLGCFVPCHRCIDNAIHSGAGMELREECNKIMNQRKIKYGTNYEEPTGTATITEAYNLPCKKVIHTVGPICYFGLNDELCNDLKNCYESVLNCCAENGLKTVAFCCISTGEFRFPNKEAAVIAKDTVERFLMKKENNIERVIFCVYKDLDREIYDKLYK
- a CDS encoding histidine phosphatase family protein encodes the protein MLYIMRHGKTDWNAKHKLQGRTDIPLNEEGIQMAEQAKEKYKDVNFDICYCSPLVRAKQTAEIVLEGRNIPIVYDDRLMEMCFGVYEGVTHPSQMEGSPIRKLFKDPANYPGVEDGETFDDLFARTGSFLKEVVQPQLDAGKDVIIVGHGAMDSSIVCQVQNIPLEKFWDAGIENCKLMKLL
- a CDS encoding DUF362 domain-containing protein, which translates into the protein MKPITRANFAIGAEKEKQYGYRINEKCIGCGLCTSKCPQNCIDTLSIPFRIRENNCLHCGNCMEVCPNNAVEKIKKAAKYIKEADYILIGAGAGLSTAAGLTYDGERFKKNFPKFIEKYGMKDMYSFSIK
- a CDS encoding YeiH family protein, with product MNLIKEKYKGLLVCLAIAIPAWILGKIFPIIGSAVIAIIAGMVIALFWQPGKTFKPGITFTSKKILQYAVILLGFGLNLNVIFSTGKQSLPIIICTISTSLIIAFALHKAMHIDSNISTLIGVGSSICGGSAIAATAPIIDADDDEVAQAISVIFFFNVLAALLFPMFGHFLGFDTTSGEAFGIFAGTAVNDTSSVTATASTWDSMWNLGTQTLDKAVTVKLTRTLAIIPITLVLALFRAKQSGSNSNEGGFSFKKAFPMFILWFIVASLITTIAISLGVPSSVFAPLKELSKFFITLAMAAIGLGCNVVKLIKNGGKPILLGGCCWIGITCVSLLLQHVLNIW
- a CDS encoding cation diffusion facilitator family transporter, which gives rise to MDQQKYKTENKILRLSLGGTITFTVFEIIASFVLGSKTVMTDGIFDLFDLLLLLPMFILVPFLYKPVSEKKPYGFSQIESLLVLVKYIVLLIVVINMITNNITVLLHGGHTVDATNVLIYEASLCVCCIIMYLVLHYLSRNYSSMIIKSELYLWKVDIVSTLGISVAFLFQIFLTHSPINFIIPYIDSSVAIIVALFLVKEPIVQIIKNLKELVLFSPDQQIMDEIREVVNKDISNYEYSLDFLDVTQTGRKTWIEVYVKSKNDTVKIKDFKKIQEHITKDLIDKFDQIYVEIVPAL
- a CDS encoding flavin reductase; translated protein: MDKKAIYNLSYGVFMVSTKAGEVANGCITNTCIQVAGNPVRIAISVLNSNYTCDLIKESGIFAVSILDNDCTFETIKHFGFQSGRDVDKFGNITPPTDCNDVPYLGWQSCAVISGKVVEQHDLGTHTLFIAEVVDAKVLSDKEPITYAKYQNEIKPKNNVASAKEDGKKIVGWRCKICNYVYEGSKLPEDYACPLCGHGADDFEPIYES
- a CDS encoding Rrf2 family transcriptional regulator, with product MQISSRFTVAVHIFACIKTFENDYKITSDFLAGSTNVNPVIIRKILGQLKGADLIEVARGTGGAKITRPLNEITLLDVYKAVECVEGGELFHFHENPNPQCPVGRSIHTVLDGKLEQVQKAMEKELNSITLEDVEMDIQKLIG